In Streptomyces chartreusis NRRL 3882, the following are encoded in one genomic region:
- a CDS encoding SDR family oxidoreductase — protein MSSGTGMRIVVTGATGNVGTSVVRLLSEDPEVASVLGLARRLPDWSPPKTDWSAVDLASEESDLAEQFQGADAVVHLAWAFQPTHDPAATWRTNVLGSMRVFEAVAAAGVPALVHASSVGAYSPGPKDRAVDESWPTHGWPDAAYCREKAYLERALDTFERDHPETRVVRMRPAFLFKRESASEQRRIFGGRFLPGPLARPELLPFLPDIPGLRVQALHTDDAANAYRLAVRSDARGAFNLAAEQSVDAQVLGEMLGARPVRLPRTAARSAIAAAWGLHLLPASPHLFDAVLRLPLMDCTRARAELGWRPEHTATEVLEEFLKGLQQGAGARTEPMRGRKVG, from the coding sequence GTGAGCAGCGGAACAGGCATGAGGATCGTCGTCACGGGCGCCACCGGCAACGTGGGCACCAGCGTGGTGCGCCTCCTCTCGGAGGATCCGGAGGTCGCCTCCGTGCTGGGCCTGGCCCGGCGGCTGCCCGATTGGTCGCCGCCGAAGACGGACTGGTCGGCGGTCGATCTGGCGTCCGAGGAGTCCGATCTGGCCGAGCAGTTCCAGGGCGCCGACGCGGTGGTCCATCTGGCCTGGGCGTTCCAGCCGACGCACGACCCGGCGGCGACCTGGCGCACCAATGTGCTCGGCAGCATGCGGGTGTTCGAGGCGGTGGCCGCCGCGGGCGTGCCGGCGCTGGTGCACGCCTCGTCGGTCGGCGCGTACTCGCCGGGCCCGAAGGACCGGGCGGTGGACGAGTCGTGGCCGACGCACGGCTGGCCGGATGCCGCGTACTGCCGGGAGAAGGCCTATCTGGAGCGCGCGCTGGACACGTTCGAGCGCGACCACCCCGAGACGCGGGTGGTGCGGATGCGGCCCGCCTTCCTCTTCAAGCGGGAGTCCGCGAGCGAGCAGCGCCGGATCTTCGGCGGGCGTTTCCTGCCCGGCCCGCTGGCCCGCCCGGAGCTGCTGCCCTTCCTGCCCGACATACCGGGGCTGCGGGTGCAGGCGCTGCACACGGACGACGCGGCGAACGCGTACCGGCTGGCCGTGCGCTCCGACGCCAGGGGCGCCTTCAATCTGGCGGCCGAGCAGTCGGTCGACGCGCAGGTGCTGGGTGAGATGCTCGGTGCGCGCCCGGTACGGCTGCCGCGCACCGCGGCCCGTTCGGCGATCGCCGCCGCCTGGGGCCTGCACCTGCTGCCCGCCTCCCCGCACCTGTTCGACGCGGTGCTGCGGCTGCCCCTGATGGACTGCACGCGTGCGCGTGCGGAACTCGGCTGGCGGCCGGAGCACACGGC